The DNA region CCGCACGATGATCCGCGCCTGCCCGGCGACCTGGCCGTGGAACCTGTTGGGATGGCCCTCGATCAACGTGCCCGCCGGGTTCACCGCTGACGGCCTGCCCATCGGTGTGCAGCTGATGGGCCCAGCCCACAGCGAACCACTGCTGATATCGCTGGCCGCCGCACTGGAGGCCCTCAACGGATGGGCCCAGCACCAACCGGACCCGTGGTGGGACACCCGCCGGACCGAACGCGACGAACCAACCAATTCGAGCGCTCCGCACTCGGGGTCCAATTCGAGCGCTCCGCACTCGGGGTCCAATTCGAGCGCTCCGCACTCGGTCACCGGCGAGGTCGCGTAACCTCCACGCTGTGACCGTCAGCAAGACCCTGCGCATCGCACCCGCGGTGGCTGTGCTCGGCGCGGCCATCAGCGGCGCGGTCGGGGTGCCCGCCGCGCACGCCGACAACAAGCGGCTCAACGAAAGTGTTGTCGTCAACGTCTACACGGTTCAGCACAAGAACGGTTGCGACACCGAGATCGCGATCAACCCCAAGCTGCGGCTGGCCGCGCAATGGCACACCAACGACCTACTGAACAACCGGGCGCTCGACGGTGACATCGGTTCGGACGGCTCAACGGTCGCCGACCGCGCACGCAACGCCGGCTACGACGGCACGGTGGCCCAGACCGTCGCGATCAACCCGGCGCTGGCCATCAGCGGCATCGAGCTGATCAACCGGTGGTACCACCGGCCCGACTACTACGCGATCATGTCGGACTGCTCGAACATCGACATCGGCGTGTGGTCGGAGAACCTCATCGACCGCAGCGTCGTCGTCGCGGTCTACGGCAAGGGTGACTTCGGGGCGCCGGTACAGGCGCCGATCCGCGACTTCGGCCAGCCCGGCTGATCGACCGAGAACCCAAGCGTCAGAATCCCAGTCGACCCAGCTGTTTGGGGTCGCGCTGCCAGTTCTTGGCGACCTTGACCCGCAAGTCCAAAAACACCTTGGTGCCCAGCAACTTCTCGATCTGGGTCCGCGCGGCGGTGCCGACCTCGCGCAGTCGGGCTCCGCCCTTGCCGATCACGATGCCTTTCTGTGAATCGCGTTCGACGTAGAGCACGGCGTGCACGTCGATGAGATCGTCGCGGTCGGGCCGCTGTTCGACCTCCTCGATCACCACCGCCAGCGAGTGCGGCAGCTCGTCGCGCACTCCCTCCAGCGCTGCTTCCCGGATCAACTCGGCCATCAGCACCTCTTCGGGCTCATCGGTGAGCTCACCGTCGGGATAGAACGCCGGGCCGGGCGGCAGCTGCGCGACCAGCACATCGGTCAGCACCTCAAGCTGGGCGCCGGAGGTGGCCGAGACCGGCACGATCTCGGTATTCGGGCCGACCAACTCGCTGACCGCCACCAGCTGCTCGGCCACCCGGTCCTTGCCGACCTTGTCGATCTTGGTGACGATCGCGATCAGCGTGGTCCGTGGGGCGACGGCACGGATCTGCTCGAAGATCCACCGGTCCCCCGGCCCGATCTTCTCGTCGGCGGGAATGCACAGCCCGATCACGTCGACCTCGGAGTAGGTGCCCTTGACCAGGTCGTTGAGCCGCTGACCGAGCAGGGTGCGCGGCCGATGCAGCCCCGGGGTGTCGACCAACACGATCTGGAAGTCGTCGCGGTGCACGATGCCGCGGATGGTGTGGCGGGTGGTCTGCGGCCGGTTCGACGTGATGGCCACCTTACTGCCGACCAGCGCGTTGGTCAGCGTCGACTTGCCAGTGTTGGGCCTGCCGACGAAACAGACGAAGCCCGAACGGAATTCGGTCACTGTACGGCGCCTGTCCGGTCGGTGACGATGACGACGGCGTCGGCGGAGAGCTCGCGCACCGCCGCGACGCCGGGATCCTCGTCGGAGCCACCGACCAGCACCGCGGCCTCCAATCCGGCCGCACCACTGGACACCGCTGCAGCCACCGCAGCCTGCAGAGCAGTCAGCTCAAGTGCCATCAGCGACACCGGCGCGCCGGCGTAGGTGCGGCCATCGGAGTCGCGTACCGCAGCGCCACTGGCTGCTTCGGCGCGGCCCATCGCACCCCTGGCCAACACCACCAGTTTGGCGTTCTCGGCGTCGAGTTCGGTCATCGGTTGCCTTCTTCCTCCTCGTCGTCGGGAACCGGCTCCAGGCGGCTGACCAGCACCGTGCCGATCCGGACACGTCCTCGGGGGTCGGGTCCGCCTTCCGCGCGCAGCAACAGACCGTCCCACGTCACCTCGGCGCCGGGCAGCGGCACCCGGCCGAGCTCAAGCGCCAGCAGCCCGCCCACGGTATCGACGTCGAGATCCTCGTCGAAGTCGATGCCGTAGAGCTCGCCGAGATCTTCGATCGGGAGCCGGGCCGACACCCGGTACTGGTCCTCGCCGAGCTCCTCGACCGGGGCGACCTCGTCGGTGTCGTACTCGTCGGCGATCTCGCCGACGATCTCCTCCAGCACGTCCTCGATGGTGACCAGTCCGGCGATCGCCCCATATTCGTCGACCAGCAGCACCATGTGCACCCGATCGCGCTGCATCTCGCGGAGCAGCTCATCGAGCGGTTTCGAGTCGGGCACGAACGCCGCGGCGCGCATCACATCGGAGACGTTGGTGTCACGTCC from Mycobacterium sp. SMC-4 includes:
- the era gene encoding GTPase Era — translated: MTEFRSGFVCFVGRPNTGKSTLTNALVGSKVAITSNRPQTTRHTIRGIVHRDDFQIVLVDTPGLHRPRTLLGQRLNDLVKGTYSEVDVIGLCIPADEKIGPGDRWIFEQIRAVAPRTTLIAIVTKIDKVGKDRVAEQLVAVSELVGPNTEIVPVSATSGAQLEVLTDVLVAQLPPGPAFYPDGELTDEPEEVLMAELIREAALEGVRDELPHSLAVVIEEVEQRPDRDDLIDVHAVLYVERDSQKGIVIGKGGARLREVGTAARTQIEKLLGTKVFLDLRVKVAKNWQRDPKQLGRLGF
- a CDS encoding CAP domain-containing protein — protein: MTVSKTLRIAPAVAVLGAAISGAVGVPAAHADNKRLNESVVVNVYTVQHKNGCDTEIAINPKLRLAAQWHTNDLLNNRALDGDIGSDGSTVADRARNAGYDGTVAQTVAINPALAISGIELINRWYHRPDYYAIMSDCSNIDIGVWSENLIDRSVVVAVYGKGDFGAPVQAPIRDFGQPG
- a CDS encoding cytidine deaminase, with the translated sequence MTELDAENAKLVVLARGAMGRAEAASGAAVRDSDGRTYAGAPVSLMALELTALQAAVAAAVSSGAAGLEAAVLVGGSDEDPGVAAVRELSADAVVIVTDRTGAVQ